A single window of Jeotgalibacillus haloalkalitolerans DNA harbors:
- a CDS encoding YpmA family protein, which translates to MGEKIEIISTVTVDHSKDLYKIVDALNRSLKRDDLMFGLALDQEDQSKAVFTIYRT; encoded by the coding sequence ATGGGTGAAAAGATTGAAATCATTTCTACAGTGACAGTAGATCATTCCAAGGATCTGTATAAAATTGTGGATGCACTGAACCGGTCTCTCAAAAGAGATGATCTGATGTTTGGTCTTGCACTGGATCAGGAGGATCAGTCAAAAGCTGTTTTTACGATTTACAGAACATAA
- the dinG gene encoding ATP-dependent DNA helicase DinG yields the protein MRSEKIAVVDIETTGNSYRRGDRIIQFAVVLIENMSVTETYSSFVNPVQPIPPFITELTGITEQDVADAPDFKMIAPRIQEMLKGAVFVAHNVQFDLPFLNGALRNADLNEFSGPAWDTVELSRALMPEAASFKLGDLTENLLLEHDRPHQADSDALATAELLISLHNKVMNMPLLTVEQLAGQSAFLKSDLDLFFELCIEEKKKNLTDLPDELEVFRGIAIRKKQLVQKSHFKKPEIEIENFISELVPGYQKREAQLQMITDILTAFQTQSHAVIEAGTGVGKTLGLLIPAVIKVNEGKKICITTQTLQQQDQLLETAGKINALLHNSLATAVLKGRSNYIHMMKFEQSLKENDRQYDTVLAKMQLLTWLTETETGDIDELNLSGGSLLYWNRIRHSGWYLDKNQDPWAERDFYSYSLKKAEQADIVITNHAMLAVDKLKDTGTFPRYDHLMIDEAHHLEETCRNQWGIRLDYMKIKFAISRLTGSQEDGISEKLHSILNKHKISCDYFHPESWDRLNQETDASFYQLGLYFKNHVKRQKGFQKQKLLLQGDHSDWKYVKYSFERLLNELKNCLKTLLKQLEAIGKKKTKLTVHEKAAVEDAGALFQEWERLIEIIRTLFIRKHDQYVNWIEGDLRSIPGSLTIVANELDLKDKIQHAFFDDSLPAVAVSATLAVNDSFDHFIQSSGLAGKKLIINKYESPFDYRNHVRLMVPNDLPDIKSVTPEEYVEWITGHLAVIAEATSGRMLVLFTSHEMLRNTYELIKESQQMEDFVLIAQGISAGSRTKLSKNFRKFDKAVLFGTSSFWEGLDIPGEDLSCLVMVRLPFSPPDEPLVKAQWERAKSENRNPFQEVSLPKAVLRFRQGFGRLIRHENDRGIFMVFDRRLLSASYGKAFTDSIPEMKVEEKSLDECIFDIEEWL from the coding sequence ATGAGATCAGAAAAAATTGCAGTGGTGGATATAGAAACAACCGGAAATTCATACAGAAGAGGCGACCGCATAATACAATTTGCGGTCGTTCTGATTGAAAACATGAGCGTAACTGAGACCTATTCATCATTTGTAAATCCAGTGCAGCCGATCCCTCCTTTCATTACTGAACTGACAGGTATTACAGAGCAAGATGTAGCAGATGCACCTGATTTTAAAATGATTGCTCCCCGCATCCAGGAAATGCTGAAGGGAGCTGTTTTTGTTGCACATAATGTTCAATTTGATCTGCCTTTTTTAAATGGAGCTTTAAGAAATGCTGATTTGAATGAGTTCTCGGGACCAGCCTGGGACACAGTTGAACTGTCACGTGCATTAATGCCTGAAGCAGCAAGTTTTAAACTGGGGGATCTGACGGAAAATCTGTTACTTGAGCATGATCGTCCCCACCAGGCTGACAGCGATGCGCTTGCAACTGCAGAACTATTAATCAGTTTACATAATAAAGTGATGAACATGCCTTTACTGACTGTAGAGCAGCTGGCAGGTCAATCTGCATTTTTAAAAAGTGATTTAGACCTCTTTTTTGAACTGTGTATAGAAGAAAAAAAGAAAAATCTCACTGATCTTCCTGATGAACTTGAAGTTTTCAGGGGAATTGCAATCAGAAAGAAGCAGCTGGTTCAAAAAAGCCATTTTAAAAAACCTGAAATAGAGATCGAAAACTTTATCAGTGAGCTTGTGCCCGGATATCAGAAGAGGGAAGCACAGCTTCAAATGATCACTGATATACTGACAGCTTTTCAGACACAATCGCATGCGGTCATAGAAGCTGGAACCGGAGTAGGGAAAACACTCGGGTTACTGATACCTGCTGTTATAAAAGTAAACGAAGGTAAAAAAATATGCATCACCACACAGACACTTCAACAGCAGGATCAGTTGCTTGAAACTGCCGGGAAAATAAACGCTTTGCTGCATAATTCATTGGCAACTGCTGTGCTCAAAGGCAGAAGTAATTACATTCATATGATGAAATTTGAGCAGTCACTCAAAGAAAATGACCGGCAATATGATACTGTGCTTGCTAAAATGCAGTTATTAACCTGGTTAACGGAAACAGAAACCGGTGATATAGATGAGTTGAACCTGTCAGGAGGCAGCCTGCTATACTGGAACAGAATCAGACATAGCGGCTGGTATCTGGATAAAAATCAGGATCCCTGGGCCGAGCGTGATTTTTACAGTTATTCATTAAAGAAGGCCGAGCAGGCAGATATTGTGATCACAAATCACGCAATGCTGGCAGTTGATAAACTTAAAGACACCGGGACATTTCCACGCTATGACCATTTGATGATTGATGAAGCGCATCACCTGGAGGAGACCTGCAGAAATCAGTGGGGCATCAGGCTGGACTATATGAAAATAAAGTTCGCCATTTCACGATTAACCGGAAGCCAGGAGGATGGAATATCAGAAAAACTTCATTCGATCCTTAATAAACATAAGATCTCATGTGACTATTTTCATCCTGAAAGCTGGGACCGGCTGAATCAGGAAACAGACGCATCTTTTTATCAGCTTGGATTGTACTTTAAAAATCACGTTAAGCGGCAAAAAGGATTTCAAAAGCAGAAACTGCTTTTGCAGGGTGATCATAGCGACTGGAAGTATGTTAAGTACAGTTTTGAAAGATTGTTAAATGAATTGAAAAACTGTTTGAAAACATTGTTAAAACAGCTTGAAGCGATCGGGAAGAAGAAAACAAAGCTGACTGTTCATGAAAAAGCAGCAGTAGAAGATGCCGGCGCACTGTTTCAGGAATGGGAAAGATTAATTGAAATCATCAGAACGTTATTTATCAGAAAGCATGATCAATATGTGAATTGGATTGAAGGGGATTTGAGATCTATACCCGGAAGCCTGACAATTGTTGCAAATGAATTGGATCTGAAGGATAAAATTCAGCATGCGTTTTTCGATGATTCCCTGCCTGCGGTTGCGGTAAGTGCGACACTGGCAGTAAATGACTCGTTCGATCATTTTATTCAGTCATCAGGACTTGCAGGAAAAAAGCTGATCATTAACAAGTATGAATCACCATTCGACTATCGGAATCATGTGAGGCTGATGGTGCCGAATGATCTGCCGGATATTAAATCCGTAACACCTGAAGAATATGTTGAATGGATTACCGGTCATTTAGCGGTGATCGCCGAGGCAACTTCCGGCAGGATGCTCGTGCTGTTTACTTCACATGAGATGCTCCGCAATACGTATGAATTAATAAAAGAAAGTCAGCAGATGGAGGATTTTGTCCTGATTGCCCAGGGGATATCGGCAGGCAGCAGAACAAAGCTGTCAAAGAATTTCCGTAAATTTGATAAAGCAGTTTTATTCGGCACCAGCAGTTTTTGGGAAGGGCTTGATATTCCCGGTGAGGACCTGTCGTGCCTTGTAATGGTGAGACTGCCTTTTTCACCACCGGATGAACCACTGGTGAAAGCCCAATGGGAACGTGCTAAAAGTGAAAATAGAAACCCGTTTCAGGAAGTCTCTCTGCCTAAAGCTGTTCTTAGATTCAGACAGGGATTTGGCAGACTGATCAGGCACGAGAATGATCGCGGGATTTTCATGGTATTTGACAGAAGACTTCTCAGTGCATCTTATGGTAAAGCATTTACAGATTCGATTCCTGAAATGAAGGTTGAAGAAAAAAGTCTTGATGAGTGTATCTTTGACATTGAAGAATGGTTGTAG
- the panD gene encoding aspartate 1-decarboxylase → MFRTMMSGKIHRARVTEANLNYVGSITIDEDILDAVGMYPNEKVQIVNNNNGARFETYIIKGKRGSGVMCVNGAAARLVQEGDVIIVISYMLVQNEEAKHHQPKVAIMNEHNEITELIHHEPEATVMG, encoded by the coding sequence ATGTTCAGAACAATGATGAGTGGTAAAATTCATAGAGCAAGAGTGACAGAAGCTAATTTAAATTATGTAGGAAGTATTACGATTGATGAAGATATTCTGGATGCTGTGGGAATGTATCCAAATGAAAAAGTGCAAATCGTTAATAATAACAATGGCGCCCGTTTTGAGACCTATATTATTAAAGGCAAACGTGGAAGTGGTGTTATGTGTGTAAATGGTGCAGCAGCCAGACTTGTACAGGAGGGCGATGTTATTATTGTCATCTCATACATGCTTGTACAGAATGAAGAGGCAAAGCACCACCAGCCGAAAGTGGCAATTATGAATGAGCATAATGAAATTACAGAATTGATACACCATGAGCCTGAAGCAACAGTAATGGGCTAG
- the panC gene encoding pantoate--beta-alanine ligase, producing MITISSVQDMKNTINSYKMKGKSIGFVPTMGFLHEGHLSLVAQSVIQCDITVMSIFVNPLQFGPGEDFERYPRDIERDRRLAEEAGVDLLFYPDVTELYPSEPSVKVMAVDRTDVLCGASRPGHFDGVVTVLSILFNIVDPDKSFFGQKDAQQVAVVEGLAKSLHFPTEIIPVETVREEDGLAKSSRNVYLSDQERKEAPAIYQALQLSSKVYLQSGRMAAIDHFKNELLSVSGELDYVEILTYPELQVPSESDTRLIIAAAVRFERARLIDNIIFTTEEEPECSEQ from the coding sequence GTGATTACAATCAGTTCTGTTCAAGATATGAAGAATACCATTAACAGCTATAAAATGAAGGGCAAATCAATCGGTTTTGTCCCGACAATGGGTTTTTTACATGAAGGTCACTTATCATTGGTGGCACAATCAGTCATTCAATGTGACATTACTGTCATGAGCATCTTTGTCAATCCGTTGCAATTCGGTCCGGGAGAAGATTTTGAAAGGTATCCGAGAGATATTGAAAGAGACAGAAGACTTGCAGAAGAAGCAGGTGTGGATCTGCTTTTTTATCCGGATGTGACTGAGCTGTATCCATCTGAACCATCTGTCAAGGTTATGGCAGTTGATCGGACAGATGTACTGTGCGGGGCTTCAAGACCCGGACACTTTGATGGCGTTGTAACTGTATTATCAATCCTTTTCAATATCGTAGATCCAGATAAAAGTTTTTTTGGGCAGAAGGACGCCCAGCAGGTTGCTGTCGTTGAAGGTCTGGCTAAAAGCCTACATTTTCCGACTGAAATCATTCCGGTTGAAACGGTAAGGGAAGAGGATGGACTTGCCAAGAGCTCAAGAAATGTCTATTTGAGCGATCAGGAAAGAAAAGAAGCGCCAGCCATTTATCAGGCGTTACAATTAAGTTCTAAAGTATATCTTCAAAGCGGCAGGATGGCAGCAATTGACCACTTTAAAAATGAGCTGTTATCTGTAAGCGGCGAGCTGGATTATGTGGAAATCCTCACCTATCCTGAATTGCAGGTGCCTTCTGAGTCAGATACCCGTCTGATTATTGCTGCTGCGGTGAGGTTCGAGCGGGCCAGATTAATCGACAATATCATATTTACGACTGAGGAGGAACCGGAATGTTCAGAACAATGA
- the panB gene encoding 3-methyl-2-oxobutanoate hydroxymethyltransferase — translation MKTTADFLKMKQNGEKITMVTAYDYPSAKAAEEAQTDMILVGDSLGMVVLGYDSTVPVTIEDMIHHAKAVRRGAKDTFIVVDMPFMTYHLSREETLRAAARIMQESGADAVKVEGAGNVLPMIEALVESGIPVMAHLGLTPQSAGVLGGFKVQAKTAEQGRQLIDDALSCEQAGAFSVVLECIPQQITEKVTALCKIPTVGIGAGVQSDGQVLVFHDLIGYGDHRVPKFVKKYTEVYPDIVGAIKQYNKEVKEQKFPGQSHSFNLKEEERISLYGGTNS, via the coding sequence GTGAAAACAACTGCTGATTTTTTAAAAATGAAACAAAACGGTGAAAAAATTACAATGGTTACCGCATATGATTACCCTTCTGCCAAAGCTGCTGAGGAGGCTCAGACAGATATGATTCTGGTAGGAGATTCTCTTGGCATGGTTGTCCTGGGGTATGATTCAACGGTTCCGGTCACAATAGAAGATATGATTCATCATGCAAAAGCGGTCAGACGCGGTGCAAAGGATACGTTTATTGTTGTGGATATGCCTTTTATGACTTATCACCTGTCGCGTGAAGAAACACTCAGAGCTGCAGCCAGAATCATGCAGGAGTCAGGCGCTGATGCTGTAAAGGTTGAAGGGGCTGGAAACGTACTGCCAATGATCGAGGCGCTGGTTGAGAGTGGTATTCCTGTAATGGCACACTTAGGTCTGACACCGCAGAGTGCAGGTGTTCTCGGCGGCTTTAAAGTGCAGGCTAAAACGGCTGAACAGGGAAGGCAGCTGATCGATGATGCTTTATCCTGTGAACAGGCTGGTGCATTTTCAGTTGTATTGGAGTGTATTCCACAGCAGATCACTGAAAAGGTTACGGCATTATGTAAAATACCAACTGTGGGAATAGGCGCAGGTGTCCAGTCAGATGGTCAGGTGCTTGTTTTTCATGATCTGATCGGTTACGGTGATCATCGCGTTCCTAAATTTGTTAAAAAATATACTGAAGTTTATCCTGATATTGTGGGAGCGATTAAACAGTATAATAAAGAGGTAAAGGAGCAGAAATTTCCTGGTCAATCCCATTCGTTTAACCTGAAAGAAGAAGAAAGAATTTCTCTTTACGGGGGAACGAATTCGTGA